The following are encoded together in the Nitrospirota bacterium genome:
- a CDS encoding ABC transporter substrate-binding protein, with translation MPGARRLSIYLSVPLLSAQILLTGLSGCTGSPWNNPYPGSDEGRNILYSSFDERPKHLDPARSYSANEAAFTAQIYEPPLQYHFLRRPYELIPLTATEVPRPAYLDARRRPLPDSASVEQIAYSVYDIHIQPGIRYQPHPAFAADAGGRFLYHDLAPTDLARVYALSDFAQTGTRELVADDYVYQIKRLAHPKVHSPIFGLMSEYIVGLGDYAGVLAKALADHPSAFLDLTQYPLEGAAVVDRYTYRITVKAKYPQMVYWLAMPFFAPIPWEADRFYSQPGMTEKNITLDWYPIGTGPFMLTVNNPNRQMALERNPNFHGERYPSDGEPSDRAAGFLVDAGEALPFIDKAVYSLEKESIPYWNKFLQGYYDVSGISSETFDQAVQMTGHGEVGLTEAMEAKGIRLVTSVETSIFYLGFNMLDPVVGGYSERGRKLRQAISIAYDDDEFISIFRNGRGSPAQGPIPPGIFGHLEGPAGVNPYVYDWVDNRPQRKSIADAKRLLIEAGFPNGRDAQTGRPLVLHFDVTTGGPEDKARLDWVRKQFAKLDLDLEIRDTDYNRFQDKMLRGDAQIFQWGWNADYPDPENFLFLLYGPNIKVGKNGENAANYQNPEFDRLFERMKNMNNGPERQAIIDRMVEMARRDAPWAFGFHPKQFTLHHAWYHNAKPNLMANNTLKYKRIDPGQRAKQRAAWNRPKLAPIAVALLLPVAVVLPAVIRHIRRTRAPG, from the coding sequence ATGCCGGGGGCTCGTCGGCTGTCGATCTACCTCAGCGTCCCGTTGTTGTCTGCTCAGATCCTTCTCACCGGGCTGTCCGGGTGCACTGGTTCGCCGTGGAATAATCCGTATCCCGGCTCGGACGAAGGCCGCAACATCCTTTACTCGTCGTTCGACGAACGCCCCAAGCACCTGGACCCTGCGCGGTCGTACAGCGCGAACGAGGCCGCGTTCACCGCCCAGATCTACGAACCGCCGCTCCAGTACCACTTTCTCAGACGGCCCTACGAACTCATCCCGCTGACCGCGACCGAGGTGCCCCGGCCCGCCTACCTGGACGCCCGGCGCCGTCCGCTGCCCGACTCCGCGTCGGTGGAACAGATCGCGTACAGCGTGTACGACATCCACATCCAGCCCGGTATCCGGTACCAGCCCCACCCCGCGTTTGCCGCCGACGCCGGGGGGCGCTTCCTCTATCACGACCTTGCGCCAACGGACCTTGCGCGCGTGTACGCGTTGTCGGACTTTGCCCAGACCGGCACGCGCGAGCTCGTGGCCGACGACTACGTGTACCAGATCAAACGCCTGGCCCATCCCAAGGTGCATTCGCCGATCTTCGGCCTCATGAGCGAATACATCGTCGGGCTCGGTGACTACGCCGGGGTCTTGGCCAAAGCGCTCGCTGATCACCCCTCCGCGTTCCTGGATTTGACGCAGTATCCGCTCGAAGGCGCTGCGGTGGTGGACCGCTACACCTACCGGATCACGGTCAAGGCAAAGTATCCGCAGATGGTGTACTGGCTCGCCATGCCGTTTTTCGCACCCATCCCATGGGAGGCCGATCGGTTCTATTCCCAGCCCGGCATGACCGAGAAGAACATCACGCTCGACTGGTACCCGATCGGCACTGGCCCCTTCATGCTCACGGTCAATAATCCCAACCGCCAGATGGCCCTGGAGCGGAACCCCAACTTTCACGGCGAGCGCTATCCCTCGGATGGCGAGCCGAGCGATCGAGCCGCCGGGTTCCTGGTCGACGCTGGAGAGGCGTTGCCCTTCATCGACAAGGCCGTATACAGCCTGGAGAAAGAAAGCATTCCGTATTGGAACAAGTTCCTCCAGGGCTACTACGACGTCAGCGGCATCAGCTCCGAGACTTTCGACCAAGCCGTACAGATGACCGGACACGGCGAGGTGGGGCTCACCGAAGCGATGGAAGCCAAAGGGATCCGGCTGGTCACGTCCGTTGAGACGTCGATCTTTTACCTGGGCTTTAACATGCTCGATCCGGTTGTCGGAGGATATTCCGAGCGCGGTCGCAAGCTCCGGCAGGCGATTTCGATCGCGTACGACGACGACGAGTTCATTTCGATCTTCCGCAACGGGCGCGGCAGCCCAGCGCAGGGGCCCATTCCCCCGGGGATCTTCGGGCACTTGGAAGGACCGGCGGGCGTGAACCCCTACGTCTACGACTGGGTGGACAATCGCCCCCAGCGCAAGTCCATCGCGGACGCGAAGCGGCTGTTGATCGAAGCCGGGTTCCCCAATGGCCGCGATGCCCAAACCGGCAGACCCTTGGTGCTGCATTTCGACGTCACGACGGGTGGGCCCGAGGACAAAGCGCGTCTGGATTGGGTGCGCAAACAGTTCGCCAAGCTGGACCTTGACCTGGAGATTCGCGACACCGACTACAACCGCTTCCAGGACAAGATGCTCCGGGGCGACGCCCAAATCTTTCAGTGGGGCTGGAACGCGGACTACCCCGACCCGGAGAATTTTTTGTTCCTGCTCTACGGCCCCAACATCAAGGTCGGCAAGAACGGCGAGAACGCGGCGAACTATCAGAACCCAGAGTTCGACCGGCTGTTCGAACGCATGAAGAACATGAACAACGGGCCAGAACGGCAGGCCATCATTGATCGGATGGTGGAGATGGCCAGGCGGGACGCGCCCTGGGCCTTCGGATTTCACCCTAAGCAGTTCACGCTTCACCACGCCTGGTACCACAACGCGAAACCCAACCTGATGGCCAATAACACGCTGAAATACAAGCGCATCGATCCTGGGCAGCGCGCAAAGCAACGCGCCGCGTGGAACCGGCCCAAGCTCGCCCCGATCGCGGTGGCCCTGTTGCTACCAGTGGCGGTGGTCCTGCCCGCAGTGATTCGGCACATTCGGCGCACCCGAGCCCCGGGATGA
- a CDS encoding HD domain-containing phosphohydrolase, which yields MGAQPEWSLSPIAADPRYRLLRQISRVLRGRSLYPAGHPQLRDAVSELLGSLDGLFEGREEIRIVAVDDRLFVDDVRSLELEMVSHDLKGRLKTRGIEMLIFQAGVEGHELLALVDGLTAGTVPTLPHIQIGKLSADRPESPSGRAQFDFGPQVQELRQIFEGWDEIQGLVMDHVERIMRVLEDQLFANRSSLISLASLKSYDEYTYTHAINIAILTMAQAESLGVPKTLIHDFGIAAMLHDIGKTLVPEHILKKPSKLEPHEYEEMKKHPITGSILLLRNPAIPKLAAIVAYEHHLLYNVSGYPTLPRSRSQHLCSMLTSLSDFYDALRTNRPYQTARPSDEILAMLETRIGTHFEERLARHFVALIQARTVA from the coding sequence ATGGGCGCGCAGCCTGAGTGGTCCCTCTCTCCGATCGCGGCCGATCCCCGCTATCGGCTGCTCCGACAGATCAGCCGGGTGTTGCGCGGGCGGTCGCTCTATCCCGCCGGTCACCCGCAGCTTCGTGACGCCGTGAGCGAGTTACTCGGCAGTCTCGATGGGCTGTTCGAGGGGCGCGAAGAGATTCGCATCGTGGCGGTCGATGACCGGCTGTTCGTTGACGATGTCCGAAGCCTCGAGCTGGAGATGGTCTCCCACGACCTCAAGGGTCGGCTCAAGACCCGCGGCATCGAGATGCTCATTTTCCAAGCCGGTGTGGAGGGTCACGAGTTGCTGGCCTTGGTGGACGGCCTCACGGCCGGCACGGTGCCGACGCTGCCCCATATCCAGATCGGCAAACTCTCGGCCGACCGCCCGGAGTCGCCGTCCGGCCGCGCACAATTCGACTTCGGTCCCCAGGTCCAGGAGCTGCGTCAGATCTTCGAAGGATGGGATGAGATCCAGGGGCTGGTGATGGATCACGTCGAGCGAATCATGCGCGTATTGGAAGATCAGCTCTTTGCCAATCGGTCGTCCCTGATCTCCTTGGCCAGCTTGAAGAGTTATGACGAATACACGTACACGCACGCGATCAACATCGCGATCCTGACCATGGCGCAAGCCGAGTCGTTGGGCGTGCCCAAGACGTTGATCCACGACTTCGGCATCGCGGCCATGCTGCACGATATCGGGAAGACCTTGGTTCCCGAGCACATTCTCAAGAAACCCTCCAAGCTGGAACCCCACGAGTACGAGGAGATGAAAAAACATCCCATCACCGGGTCGATCCTGCTCTTGCGCAACCCGGCGATTCCCAAGCTGGCCGCGATCGTGGCGTATGAGCACCACCTCTTGTACAACGTGTCGGGGTATCCTACGCTTCCGCGATCGCGCTCCCAACACCTGTGCAGCATGTTGACCTCGCTGTCGGACTTCTACGACGCCCTCCGCACCAATCGGCCCTACCAGACCGCACGTCCGTCGGACGAAATTCTGGCCATGCTGGAGACGCGCATCGGCACGCACTTCGAGGAACGCCTGGCTCGTCACTTCGTGGCCCTCATTCAAGCACGAACCGTGGCGTAG
- a CDS encoding HEAT repeat domain-containing protein codes for MAVEGPTPPQVIPVLVELHQAARKMVLYPPTHALIPKAIDSLAQRFEALWPTHPTLTVDVGAKHLLLAGEPLDPQNPVLKELTHALSSAHVARMTVRQGVDHDGLSRLLVWLKERNASPEARQQSLAALHQAVPAIEIALVSFRHATADAQGSASRGDTWSQLLDALLEAGLEERSPGGAPGGETPESQQPERLAELINRASTTGDSGRYERLVLEHLQRLAAPLHDPATGDQRAAPLPEAERKRLATLVERLDPPVRERLFRLAFAPDSPGPGALAAILADLSEPVLLEVLSQIQSHGGTISIPTLELLRKFVGLSREQPALAPSIAERLDGLELADRHALYAELFHKKTEKNFYPDSYAKTIKGLSGTAPAFAAVAHEPIGDLVDPVDEAQIHRHLAIVMTELLELPAAAPSQAALIERLGQALEDPLVGGHPEAVVGVFEAIRACRPANPEAKQAFDKTLARMVAPVVRAIPKIDKARAAAIADHLVAIGEPIVAALLEILNAATDPGDMVLRKRLLDVLARIGRPIAPAVLPWLKDERWFILRNMIFLLGEARVSEVLPKLKPFATHAHEQVRLEALRALGSISPPEALLDTLAVGVQDKDDRVASCAISLLLQRPTPATVERLRQIYHSRASRLSETRKLKIIEALGRSNEPACVAFLSRLARRRRFILFDLPKDAVVRKAAREALRRRRLKVSERQSAEEHGRAA; via the coding sequence ATGGCAGTTGAAGGACCCACACCTCCCCAGGTTATTCCGGTGCTCGTCGAGCTCCACCAGGCGGCGCGAAAAATGGTGTTGTATCCGCCGACGCACGCGCTCATTCCCAAAGCCATCGACAGCTTGGCCCAACGATTTGAGGCGCTCTGGCCGACTCACCCGACGCTGACCGTCGACGTCGGCGCCAAGCACCTGCTCTTGGCAGGCGAGCCCCTGGACCCGCAGAATCCGGTGCTCAAGGAATTGACCCACGCGTTGTCGTCCGCCCACGTCGCGCGCATGACGGTTCGCCAGGGCGTGGACCACGACGGGCTGTCTCGCCTCCTCGTGTGGCTCAAGGAACGCAACGCGTCTCCCGAAGCGCGACAACAGAGCCTCGCAGCGCTTCACCAGGCCGTCCCCGCGATCGAAATCGCACTGGTCAGTTTTCGACACGCCACCGCGGACGCGCAAGGATCGGCGTCTCGCGGCGACACGTGGAGCCAGCTCCTGGACGCGCTGCTCGAGGCCGGATTGGAAGAGCGTAGCCCCGGCGGCGCGCCCGGCGGCGAGACACCGGAGAGCCAACAACCCGAACGGTTGGCGGAACTGATCAACCGCGCGTCCACGACCGGCGACTCCGGGCGGTACGAGCGGCTCGTGCTCGAACACCTGCAGCGCCTTGCCGCCCCGCTGCACGATCCCGCAACGGGAGACCAGCGCGCCGCACCGTTGCCCGAGGCCGAACGCAAACGGCTCGCCACGCTGGTCGAACGGCTCGATCCGCCGGTGCGCGAACGCCTGTTTCGCCTCGCGTTCGCGCCGGACAGTCCGGGACCCGGCGCGTTGGCGGCGATCTTGGCGGACCTGTCCGAACCGGTCCTGCTCGAGGTCTTGTCCCAGATCCAGTCCCACGGCGGAACCATCTCGATCCCGACGCTGGAGCTGCTCAGGAAGTTCGTGGGGCTCAGTCGGGAGCAACCCGCCTTGGCTCCGTCCATCGCGGAGCGGCTGGACGGGCTCGAACTGGCGGATCGACACGCGTTGTACGCGGAGCTGTTCCACAAGAAGACGGAGAAGAACTTCTATCCGGATAGTTACGCTAAGACGATCAAGGGGCTGTCTGGTACCGCGCCCGCCTTCGCAGCCGTCGCCCATGAGCCGATCGGAGACCTCGTCGATCCGGTCGATGAGGCGCAGATTCACCGCCACCTCGCGATCGTGATGACCGAACTCCTGGAGCTTCCCGCCGCGGCCCCCAGTCAGGCCGCCCTCATCGAACGGCTGGGCCAGGCGCTGGAAGACCCGCTGGTGGGCGGACATCCCGAGGCGGTCGTAGGGGTGTTCGAGGCCATCAGGGCGTGTCGGCCCGCCAACCCGGAGGCGAAGCAGGCGTTCGACAAAACGCTGGCCCGCATGGTGGCGCCCGTGGTACGGGCGATCCCCAAAATCGACAAGGCGCGGGCCGCGGCGATCGCGGACCACCTGGTCGCCATCGGCGAACCCATCGTCGCCGCGTTGTTGGAGATCTTGAATGCCGCGACCGACCCTGGCGACATGGTCCTTCGCAAGCGCCTACTCGACGTCCTCGCGCGAATCGGCCGACCCATCGCGCCGGCCGTGTTGCCCTGGCTCAAGGACGAGCGGTGGTTCATCCTCCGGAACATGATTTTTCTGCTGGGCGAAGCCCGAGTTTCGGAGGTGCTCCCGAAGCTCAAGCCCTTCGCCACGCACGCCCACGAGCAGGTCCGCTTGGAAGCGCTGCGCGCGCTCGGGTCGATCAGCCCACCAGAAGCCCTGCTGGACACGCTGGCTGTCGGCGTGCAGGACAAGGATGACCGCGTGGCCTCCTGCGCAATCTCCCTTCTGCTCCAGCGACCCACGCCGGCTACGGTGGAGCGCCTTCGGCAGATCTACCACTCCCGCGCCTCGCGCCTATCGGAGACGCGGAAACTCAAGATCATCGAGGCGTTGGGACGCTCGAACGAACCGGCGTGCGTGGCGTTTCTGAGCCGACTGGCCAGGCGTCGGCGATTCATCTTGTTCGATCTCCCGAAAGACGCGGTGGTTCGCAAAGCCGCACGCGAGGCGTTGCGCCGGCGTCGGCTCAAGGTGTCGGAGCGACAAAGCGCGGAGGAACATGGGCGCGCAGCCTGA
- the rplU gene encoding 50S ribosomal protein L21: MYAVIETGGKQYRVTPGELVQVERLDRPVGAVVEFDRVLAVGGDQGLVVGVPHVERARVSAEVIAQTRGKKVIAFKKRRRKNSRRTRGHRQQLTTIKITQIAAA, encoded by the coding sequence ATGTACGCAGTGATTGAAACGGGCGGCAAGCAATACCGCGTGACGCCCGGGGAATTGGTGCAGGTTGAACGACTGGACCGTCCGGTCGGAGCCGTGGTGGAGTTTGACCGCGTGCTGGCCGTGGGCGGCGATCAGGGGTTGGTCGTCGGCGTCCCGCACGTGGAGCGGGCGCGGGTGTCGGCGGAGGTCATCGCGCAGACCCGGGGCAAAAAGGTCATCGCGTTCAAGAAGCGGCGGCGGAAGAATTCTCGGCGTACCCGAGGCCATCGCCAGCAGCTCACCACCATCAAAATTACGCAGATCGCCGCGGCATGA
- the rpmA gene encoding 50S ribosomal protein L27, whose translation MAHKKGQGSTQNGRDSNAQRLGVKRYGGELVSAGAILVRQRGTKFHPGFNVGRGSDDTLFAKINGVVTFEGKRSDRKRVSVYPVSA comes from the coding sequence ATGGCGCATAAAAAAGGACAGGGATCAACGCAAAACGGCCGCGACAGCAACGCGCAGCGGTTGGGCGTCAAGCGGTATGGCGGCGAGCTGGTGTCGGCGGGGGCGATTTTGGTTCGCCAGCGCGGCACCAAGTTCCATCCCGGATTCAACGTCGGGCGCGGGAGCGACGACACGCTCTTCGCCAAGATCAACGGCGTCGTGACGTTCGAAGGAAAAAGGTCGGACCGCAAGCGCGTGAGCGTGTATCCCGTCTCAGCGTAA
- the obgE gene encoding GTPase ObgE, with protein sequence MFIDHLSIQVKAGDGGNGCVSFRREAFVPRGGPNGGDGGDGGSVILRADPQLRTLLDFRYKRHYTAQRGAHGRGKDQTGKRGPDLVIRVPVGTLIRDVTHGETLADLTVPGQEVVVAPGGRGGRGNSRFATPTRQAPTFAEPGTPGEERTLALELKLLADVGFVGLPNAGKSTLLAAISSARPKVASYPFTTLEPALGVVTWAEGQSFVAADIPGLIEGAHEGRGLGFQFLRHVERSAFLLHLVDVSEAAGHHPVEDLEAVRRELALTHPELVARPFAVVGTKLDAATGDERVLEAYCRDRGWSYLGISAATGEGVAALVRAVGRRVADARASSPVSTAGVAASKEHG encoded by the coding sequence ATGTTTATAGATCATCTCTCCATCCAGGTGAAAGCCGGCGACGGCGGAAACGGGTGCGTGAGCTTTCGTCGTGAGGCGTTCGTTCCCCGGGGGGGACCGAACGGCGGCGACGGCGGCGACGGCGGGAGCGTGATCCTGCGCGCGGATCCTCAACTGCGCACGCTCCTGGACTTCCGGTACAAGCGGCACTACACGGCCCAACGCGGGGCACACGGCCGCGGGAAGGACCAGACCGGTAAACGCGGTCCCGACCTGGTGATTCGCGTTCCCGTCGGCACGCTGATCCGGGATGTCACGCACGGCGAGACCTTGGCCGACCTCACGGTGCCCGGGCAGGAGGTCGTCGTCGCCCCGGGCGGACGCGGCGGACGCGGCAACAGTCGCTTTGCCACCCCCACGCGCCAGGCGCCGACGTTTGCGGAGCCCGGGACTCCGGGTGAAGAGCGCACCCTCGCGTTGGAGCTCAAGTTGCTCGCCGATGTCGGCTTCGTGGGGCTGCCCAACGCGGGGAAATCCACGTTGTTGGCCGCGATTTCGTCGGCTCGCCCCAAGGTCGCGTCCTACCCGTTTACCACGCTGGAACCCGCGCTGGGAGTGGTGACCTGGGCGGAGGGACAGAGTTTTGTGGCGGCCGACATTCCGGGACTCATCGAGGGCGCGCACGAGGGGCGGGGATTGGGGTTCCAGTTCCTCCGTCACGTGGAGCGCTCCGCGTTCCTCCTGCATCTGGTCGATGTGTCGGAGGCGGCGGGGCATCATCCGGTCGAGGATCTCGAAGCCGTGCGCCGCGAGTTGGCCCTCACCCATCCCGAACTCGTCGCCAGGCCGTTCGCCGTGGTGGGGACCAAGCTCGACGCCGCAACCGGCGACGAACGCGTGCTGGAGGCCTATTGTCGCGATCGGGGGTGGTCGTATTTGGGGATCTCCGCCGCGACCGGCGAGGGCGTTGCCGCGCTCGTGCGGGCGGTGGGCCGCCGCGTGGCCGATGCCCGGGCGTCGTCTCCGGTTTCGACCGCCGGAGTCGCGGCCTCGAAGGAGCATGGATGA
- the proB gene encoding glutamate 5-kinase produces MSAVDRRSVLRGVRRVVVKVGSSVLASHARGVNTRRIGLLARECAALASEGYELALVSSGAIASGLAPLGLRERPRGLPLKQAAAAVGQSRLMWAYHRAFEAQGRRVAQVLLTGDDLSRRARFLNARHTMMTLLELGVVPIINENDTVAVEEIKFGDNDTLASLVVGLIDARLLVILSDVDGLYSGDPRRDPAAVRRVNVDRITREVERVAGGSSRSEGTGGMVTKLSAAKRAASCGAATLIIDGRRTGELSRALHGEDVGTMFLPTPQSLNSRQQWIAHAVRVSGQLWLDPGAVRAVVEGRKSLLPSGVTKVTGEFSAGDAVACLDSVGRVVARGLVNYSASDMAKICGLKTSEIAKQLGYKYYDEVIHRDNLVVIDEAHRA; encoded by the coding sequence ATGAGCGCCGTTGACCGTCGATCCGTTCTGCGGGGCGTACGGCGTGTGGTCGTCAAGGTCGGGAGCAGCGTGCTGGCCTCGCACGCCCGCGGCGTCAATACGCGCCGAATCGGGCTTCTCGCGCGGGAATGCGCGGCGCTGGCGAGCGAGGGATACGAGCTCGCCCTGGTGTCCTCCGGCGCCATCGCATCCGGTCTGGCGCCCTTGGGGTTGCGCGAACGGCCCCGCGGTCTGCCCCTCAAACAGGCGGCGGCCGCGGTGGGACAAAGCCGCCTGATGTGGGCCTACCATCGGGCGTTCGAGGCGCAAGGACGGCGCGTGGCGCAGGTCCTGTTGACCGGCGATGATTTGTCGCGTCGCGCGCGCTTCCTCAATGCCCGCCACACGATGATGACCCTGCTGGAATTGGGCGTCGTCCCGATCATCAACGAGAATGACACCGTGGCCGTGGAGGAAATCAAGTTTGGCGACAACGATACGCTGGCGAGTCTGGTCGTCGGGCTCATCGACGCGCGCCTGCTGGTGATCCTATCCGACGTGGACGGGTTGTACAGCGGCGACCCCCGACGCGATCCCGCGGCGGTGCGACGGGTCAACGTCGACCGCATCACACGCGAGGTGGAACGAGTCGCGGGTGGGTCGAGCCGGAGCGAAGGCACGGGCGGGATGGTGACCAAGCTAAGCGCGGCCAAACGCGCGGCGTCTTGCGGGGCCGCAACCCTGATCATTGACGGGCGCCGAACCGGAGAGCTGAGCCGCGCCCTGCACGGCGAGGACGTGGGCACGATGTTTCTCCCGACTCCCCAAAGTCTGAACAGCCGGCAGCAGTGGATCGCCCACGCGGTGCGGGTCTCCGGCCAGTTGTGGCTCGACCCCGGGGCGGTTCGAGCCGTGGTGGAGGGTCGGAAGAGCCTGTTGCCGTCCGGCGTCACCAAGGTGACCGGCGAATTTTCGGCGGGCGACGCGGTGGCCTGCCTCGACTCCGTGGGGCGGGTGGTGGCGCGAGGGTTGGTCAACTACTCAGCGTCGGACATGGCCAAGATCTGCGGTCTCAAGACCTCCGAGATTGCAAAACAGTTGGGATACAAATATTATGACGAAGTCATCCATCGCGATAATCTCGTGGTCATCGACGAGGCCCACCGAGCCTGA
- a CDS encoding glutamate-5-semialdehyde dehydrogenase, with the protein MSDLATHITEKAQAAKRAAASLAVLPGEVKNRALRAMADALVANQTGLLTANALDVETARREGRSAAFTDRLTLTPTRIEDMAKGLREVSELPDPVGSIGSLAVRPNGMQVGRMRVPLGVIGIIYESRPNVTADSAALCLKSGNAVLLRGGSESLQSNRAIAMLLTDAAAKAGVPQGAISLIERTEREGVRVMATLDRYVDLIIPRGGEGLIRAVAGEATVPVIKHDKGVCHIYVDAPVDLTMADAVCLNAKVQRPGTCNAMETLLVHEAHAGSWLPAMIRHLQQAGVEIRGCPRTQAAAPGVVSATEDDWSAEYLDLILAVKVVQGLDDAMAHIARYGSQHTEAILTADYARAQRFLREVDAAAVLVNASTRLHDGYQFGLGAEIGISTTRIHARGAMGLEELTCAKFVVFGSGQIRT; encoded by the coding sequence GTGAGCGACCTGGCGACCCACATCACGGAAAAGGCACAGGCCGCCAAACGCGCTGCCGCGTCGCTCGCCGTGCTCCCCGGCGAGGTCAAGAACCGGGCCTTGCGCGCCATGGCCGACGCGCTGGTGGCGAACCAAACAGGGCTCTTAACGGCCAACGCCCTCGACGTCGAGACCGCGCGACGCGAGGGCCGGTCGGCCGCGTTCACCGACCGTCTCACGCTCACCCCGACTCGCATCGAAGACATGGCCAAGGGGTTGCGCGAGGTCTCGGAGCTGCCCGACCCGGTGGGATCGATCGGGTCGCTCGCAGTACGCCCCAACGGGATGCAGGTGGGCCGCATGCGCGTACCGCTTGGCGTGATCGGTATCATCTACGAGTCCCGTCCCAACGTCACAGCCGATTCTGCGGCCTTGTGTCTAAAATCCGGCAACGCGGTGTTGCTGCGCGGAGGGTCGGAGTCGCTGCAGTCCAATCGGGCGATCGCGATGTTGCTGACCGACGCGGCCGCAAAAGCCGGCGTCCCGCAAGGCGCGATCTCGTTGATTGAACGCACCGAACGCGAAGGCGTGCGCGTAATGGCCACCCTCGACCGGTACGTGGATCTGATCATCCCGCGCGGCGGCGAAGGGTTGATTCGGGCCGTCGCCGGCGAGGCGACCGTGCCGGTGATCAAACACGACAAAGGAGTCTGTCATATCTACGTAGACGCTCCGGTGGACTTGACCATGGCCGACGCGGTGTGTCTGAACGCGAAAGTCCAGCGTCCCGGGACGTGCAACGCCATGGAAACGCTCCTCGTGCACGAGGCCCACGCGGGTTCGTGGTTGCCCGCGATGATCAGGCACCTGCAACAAGCCGGCGTGGAGATCCGCGGATGCCCGCGGACGCAAGCCGCGGCTCCCGGTGTCGTGTCGGCCACCGAGGACGACTGGTCCGCGGAGTACCTCGATCTCATACTGGCCGTGAAGGTGGTCCAGGGATTGGACGACGCGATGGCCCACATCGCGCGCTACGGCTCGCAGCACACGGAGGCGATCCTCACCGCGGACTATGCCCGCGCCCAGCGGTTCCTGCGCGAGGTGGACGCGGCCGCCGTGTTGGTCAACGCCTCCACACGCTTGCACGACGGGTACCAGTTCGGCTTGGGCGCTGAAATCGGAATTTCGACCACCCGCATCCACGCCCGCGGAGCCATGGGGCTGGAAGAACTCACCTGCGCGAAGTTCGTCGTGTTCGGTTCCGGCCAGATCCGCACCTAG
- the nadD gene encoding nicotinate-nucleotide adenylyltransferase has product MPPRIGVFGGTFNPIHVCHLHVAARVRELVGLDRVIFVPAAEPPHKSADLAPAFHRLQMTKLAVAGRPGFEVDDLELKRSGPSYSADTMEEFRRRYPDADLYFLLGEDMFRDLSTWRDPHRLLAVCRLAVIARSGVPFAELAGLPWLGDTPRKVLERLDAQSGEVSLDLGPRVPVCLVKPTPCDISSTQVRRDLAAGRLEKKVLPDPVHSYILKNRLYGVRDDQRPFS; this is encoded by the coding sequence ATGCCACCGAGAATCGGGGTATTCGGTGGGACATTCAATCCTATCCACGTCTGCCATCTCCACGTCGCGGCGCGCGTTCGCGAACTGGTCGGATTGGACCGGGTGATCTTCGTGCCCGCGGCCGAGCCGCCGCACAAGAGCGCGGATCTGGCGCCGGCGTTCCACCGGTTGCAGATGACCAAGCTCGCGGTCGCGGGGCGGCCTGGGTTCGAGGTGGATGATCTGGAGCTCAAGCGCTCCGGCCCGTCCTATTCCGCCGATACCATGGAGGAGTTCCGCCGCCGGTATCCGGACGCCGACCTGTACTTTTTGCTGGGGGAAGACATGTTCCGCGACCTCTCGACGTGGCGTGATCCCCACCGCTTGCTCGCGGTCTGTCGCCTGGCGGTGATCGCCCGGTCGGGAGTCCCGTTCGCCGAACTCGCCGGCCTCCCCTGGTTGGGCGACACGCCGCGCAAGGTGCTGGAGCGTCTCGATGCCCAGTCCGGTGAGGTCAGCCTTGATTTGGGACCGCGCGTTCCGGTGTGCCTGGTCAAACCCACGCCGTGTGATATCTCTTCGACGCAGGTCCGACGCGACTTGGCCGCTGGTCGCCTGGAGAAAAAGGTCTTGCCCGACCCAGTGCACTCTTATATACTGAAAAACAGATTATATGGAGTTCGCGACGATCAGAGACCCTTCTCGTGA
- the rsfS gene encoding ribosome silencing factor: protein MLAGTVARDKLAEEVLVLDVAALTTVASYLVIGSGDSVRQVKAIAEAVDEALAAEGVRLLHSEGVEHGRWVLLDYGDVVVHVFHREAREFYRIERLWADAPEVDLPPVRAEGRQGRAPWHHDRERKVPPAEHA, encoded by the coding sequence ATGTTGGCCGGCACGGTCGCCCGCGACAAGCTGGCGGAGGAGGTGCTGGTGCTGGACGTGGCCGCGCTCACCACGGTGGCGAGTTACCTGGTGATTGGTTCGGGCGACTCCGTGCGTCAGGTGAAAGCGATCGCCGAAGCCGTGGACGAGGCGCTCGCGGCCGAGGGCGTGCGGTTGCTGCACAGCGAGGGGGTCGAACACGGTCGCTGGGTGCTCCTCGACTACGGCGACGTCGTTGTCCACGTGTTCCACCGTGAGGCGCGCGAGTTTTATCGCATTGAGCGCCTGTGGGCGGATGCCCCCGAGGTCGATCTGCCGCCCGTTCGCGCAGAAGGCCGCCAGGGGCGAGCCCCTTGGCATCACGACCGAGAACGGAAGGTTCCTCCCGCCGAGCACGCGTAA